One stretch of Dyella jiangningensis DNA includes these proteins:
- a CDS encoding IclR family transcriptional regulator, with translation MAAESPKYRAPALDKGLDILELLARAVAPLTIAEISEGVGRSRGEIFRMLQVLEERDYISRPDGEGRYSLTPRLFRLGMEQPPVKSMVETALPIMHRLADDIDQSCHLVVPSQEQIVVIARVDPPGEIGLVVRVGHRRPISHSASGHVLLAWQDDETRERWFSMMIAHEPQLSRKPIDKAIKEIRAAGFATIHSQVVDGVTDISAPIMQHGRATCAMTIPFIERRGSAMNMANTTRLLVDAANEVSEALAHRPTPSLGN, from the coding sequence ATGGCCGCAGAGTCTCCCAAATATCGTGCCCCCGCCCTGGACAAAGGGTTGGACATCCTCGAACTGCTGGCACGCGCCGTCGCCCCGTTGACCATCGCGGAGATCTCCGAAGGCGTGGGCCGTTCGCGCGGCGAAATCTTCCGCATGCTGCAGGTGTTGGAAGAGCGCGACTACATCAGCCGCCCCGATGGCGAGGGCCGCTACTCGCTCACGCCGCGACTCTTCCGACTCGGCATGGAGCAGCCGCCGGTCAAGAGCATGGTGGAAACCGCCCTGCCCATCATGCACAGGCTGGCGGACGACATCGACCAATCCTGCCACCTGGTCGTGCCTTCGCAGGAGCAGATCGTGGTGATCGCCCGAGTCGATCCGCCGGGCGAGATCGGGCTCGTGGTTCGCGTCGGCCACCGCCGCCCTATTTCCCATTCCGCCTCGGGCCATGTGCTGTTGGCCTGGCAGGACGACGAGACGCGCGAGCGCTGGTTCAGCATGATGATCGCGCACGAGCCGCAGTTGAGCCGCAAGCCCATCGACAAGGCGATCAAGGAGATCCGCGCCGCCGGCTTCGCCACCATCCACAGCCAGGTAGTCGACGGCGTCACCGATATTTCCGCGCCGATCATGCAGCACGGCCGCGCCACCTGTGCGATGACCATCCCCTTCATCGAACGTCGCGGCTCCGCCATGAACATGGCCAACACCACCCGGCTGCTCGTGGACGCGGCCAACGAGGTGTCGGAAGCGCTGGCCCATCGGCCCACGCCATCACTGGGCAATTGA
- a CDS encoding HigA family addiction module antitoxin, translating to MCLIKLDPLMDFDVTTLLRSPGDVLLNDHLRPRTMSLAWLARRTGISVSTLRQITRGERRINAEFAVRLACVMDPTAAYWLVLQARYDLAKVGVNR from the coding sequence ATGTGCCTTATAAAGCTCGATCCGCTGATGGACTTTGATGTCACGACGCTGCTACGCAGCCCAGGCGACGTGCTGTTGAACGATCACCTCAGGCCTCGCACGATGTCGCTCGCATGGCTGGCGCGTCGCACCGGCATTTCGGTGTCCACGCTACGGCAGATCACGCGGGGCGAGCGACGCATCAATGCCGAATTCGCGGTGCGCCTGGCCTGCGTGATGGACCCGACGGCGGCCTACTGGCTGGTGCTGCAGGCGCGCTACGACCTGGCGAAGGTCGGCGTGAATCGGTAG
- the fucP gene encoding L-fucose:H+ symporter permease yields the protein MHPPAASTTASGHSSGATPLFPLALIVSLFFLWGVANNLNDVLVAQFKKAFTLSDFQAALVQSAFYLGYFIVALPAGAFMRRYGYKSAVLFGLCLYGVGALLFWPAAAYATYAMFLAALFVIACGLAFLETSANPYVTLLGPASSAASRLNLAQAFNPLGSITGVLIGQQFIFTGVEHTPQELAAMGAGARDAFMKSEAAAVQLPYLVIGLGVLAWALVILVTRFPSVANREEGEPAAHGVLKRLLRDGRLLGAIAAQFFYVGAQVAVFSHMIRYTQATVPGTTAKEAAGFVTAGLVCFMAGRFAGAGLMKHLKASRVLALFALANVLLMAVAAFMPGRPGIYALVASSFFMSVMYPTIFALGVEGKGDDERKFAAALLVMAIIGGAVLTAAMGVASDRVGIAHSMLVPAVCFIAIFLFAQQHWQRVTAGVTA from the coding sequence ATGCACCCACCAGCCGCGTCGACAACGGCCAGTGGTCACTCAAGCGGCGCCACGCCGCTGTTCCCCCTCGCGTTGATCGTAAGTCTTTTCTTTCTGTGGGGTGTGGCCAACAACCTCAACGATGTGCTGGTGGCGCAGTTCAAGAAGGCCTTTACGCTGTCCGACTTCCAGGCGGCGCTGGTGCAAAGCGCCTTCTACCTCGGCTATTTCATCGTCGCGCTTCCTGCCGGGGCGTTTATGCGGCGATACGGCTACAAATCCGCGGTGCTGTTCGGCCTGTGCCTGTATGGCGTGGGCGCCTTGCTGTTCTGGCCGGCGGCGGCCTATGCCACGTATGCCATGTTTCTTGCGGCGCTCTTCGTCATCGCCTGCGGGCTCGCCTTCCTTGAAACATCGGCCAACCCCTATGTGACCTTGCTCGGGCCGGCATCGTCGGCGGCGTCGCGGCTGAACCTTGCGCAGGCCTTCAACCCGCTCGGATCGATCACGGGCGTGCTGATCGGCCAGCAGTTCATCTTCACCGGCGTGGAGCACACACCGCAGGAACTGGCCGCCATGGGCGCCGGCGCTCGGGATGCCTTCATGAAGAGTGAGGCGGCTGCGGTGCAGCTGCCTTACCTGGTTATCGGCCTTGGTGTGCTTGCGTGGGCCCTGGTGATCCTGGTGACGCGCTTTCCGTCGGTTGCGAACCGGGAAGAGGGCGAGCCCGCAGCACACGGTGTGCTGAAGCGCCTGTTGCGTGATGGGCGATTGCTCGGCGCCATTGCGGCGCAGTTCTTCTACGTGGGCGCGCAAGTCGCCGTGTTCAGCCACATGATCCGCTACACCCAGGCGACCGTGCCCGGCACGACGGCCAAGGAAGCGGCAGGTTTCGTGACGGCGGGGCTGGTCTGCTTCATGGCCGGCCGGTTTGCCGGCGCGGGGTTGATGAAGCATCTGAAGGCGTCGCGCGTGCTCGCGCTGTTCGCGCTGGCCAATGTGTTGCTGATGGCGGTGGCGGCATTCATGCCCGGGCGGCCGGGCATCTATGCGCTGGTGGCATCGAGCTTCTTCATGTCGGTGATGTATCCGACCATCTTCGCGCTGGGCGTGGAAGGCAAGGGCGATGACGAACGCAAGTTCGCCGCGGCCCTGCTGGTGATGGCCATCATCGGCGGCGCCGTGCTCACCGCGGCCATGGGCGTGGCGTCGGATCGCGTCGGTATCGCGCACTCGATGCTCGTGCCGGCCGTCTGCTTCATCGCGATCTTCCTGTTTGCGCAGCAGCACTGGCAGCGCGTCACCGCCGGGGTGACGGCATGA
- a CDS encoding L-rhamnose mutarotase translates to MTWQCLALDLRDDPMLIAEYERWHRRENIWPEIVASIRQAGILDMQIFRTGTRLVMLMRVSPDFDADAKAAADAASERVQAWEALMSTYQQPLPWAAAGQKWVPMQRIFDLAECVG, encoded by the coding sequence ATGACCTGGCAATGCCTCGCGTTGGATTTGCGCGACGATCCCATGCTGATCGCCGAATACGAACGCTGGCATCGCCGAGAGAACATCTGGCCGGAGATCGTGGCGTCAATTCGCCAGGCGGGCATTCTCGACATGCAGATTTTCCGCACGGGCACGCGACTGGTCATGCTGATGCGCGTGTCGCCGGATTTCGACGCCGACGCCAAGGCGGCCGCAGATGCGGCCAGCGAGCGCGTGCAGGCGTGGGAGGCGCTGATGTCCACCTACCAGCAGCCGTTGCCGTGGGCGGCGGCAGGGCAGAAGTGGGTGCCGATGCAGCGGATTTTTGATTTGGCGGAGTGTGTGGGCTGA
- a CDS encoding alpha-hydroxy acid oxidase, with protein MKTPVTNIADLRAMARRRVPRAFFEYADRGSYDETTLHENRRALDRLQLRQRVMQDVDNRSLATTILGEPVSMPLAIAPTGLTGLQHGSGEIHGARAAAEARIPFCLSTMSICSIEQVRAACDTPFWFQVYVMRDRGFTRELIRRARAAQCSALMLTADLTVQGQRHREIKNGLSVPPKVTLRNLLDIASKPRWIWHVLKAPSRSFGNLEGRIGGADSLTTLAQWIASQFDPTLNWDDLAWIREEWPGKLIVKGILDPEDARLAVQHGVDAIVVSNHGGRQLDGAPGTIDVLPSIVDAVEGRTEVLFDSGITSGQDLLKALALGARAGLIGKAFLYGLGANGQQGVTQAIELVRRELSVTMALTGQRDATRISPDVIWRGA; from the coding sequence ATGAAAACGCCGGTGACCAACATCGCCGACCTGCGCGCCATGGCGCGTCGGCGAGTACCTCGGGCGTTCTTCGAGTACGCCGACCGCGGCTCGTACGATGAAACCACGCTGCACGAGAACCGGCGCGCACTCGATCGCCTGCAGCTTCGGCAGCGCGTCATGCAGGACGTGGACAACCGCTCGCTGGCGACCACCATCCTGGGCGAACCGGTCAGCATGCCGTTGGCCATCGCCCCGACCGGACTGACCGGGCTGCAGCACGGCAGCGGCGAAATCCATGGCGCACGCGCCGCCGCCGAGGCGCGCATTCCGTTCTGCCTCAGCACGATGTCCATCTGCTCGATCGAGCAGGTGCGCGCCGCCTGCGATACGCCGTTCTGGTTCCAGGTCTACGTGATGCGCGACCGCGGCTTCACGCGCGAACTGATCCGGCGTGCGCGTGCAGCGCAATGCTCGGCCTTGATGCTGACCGCGGACCTCACCGTGCAGGGACAACGGCATCGCGAGATCAAGAACGGCCTGTCCGTGCCACCCAAGGTCACGCTGCGCAACCTGCTCGACATCGCCAGCAAACCGCGCTGGATATGGCACGTGCTCAAGGCGCCCAGTCGTTCGTTCGGCAACCTGGAGGGACGCATCGGCGGCGCGGACAGTCTCACCACGCTGGCGCAATGGATCGCCAGCCAGTTCGACCCCACCTTGAACTGGGACGACCTCGCATGGATCCGCGAGGAATGGCCGGGCAAGCTGATCGTGAAAGGCATCCTGGATCCGGAGGATGCGCGGCTTGCCGTCCAGCATGGTGTCGATGCCATCGTGGTTTCCAACCACGGCGGACGGCAGCTCGACGGCGCACCCGGCACCATCGACGTCCTGCCCTCGATCGTCGACGCCGTTGAAGGCCGCACCGAAGTGCTGTTCGACAGCGGCATCACCAGCGGCCAGGACCTGCTCAAGGCGCTGGCACTGGGCGCCCGCGCAGGCCTGATCGGCAAGGCCTTTCTCTACGGCCTCGGCGCAAATGGCCAACAAGGCGTGACGCAAGCCATCGAACTGGTCCGCCGCGAACTGAGCGTCACCATGGCGCTAACCGGACAACGCGACGCCACACGTATCTCACCCGACGTGATCTGGCGCGGCGCCTGA